The following is a genomic window from Candidatus Dormiibacterota bacterium.
GCAACATCCACTACTACGTGAAATCGACCGACAAGACGGAACGCTCGTGGGATGACGTCCCCGACGACATCAAGCGCACGTTCGACCGCCTCGGTATTCCCGAGGCCGAGCGTAAGTTTCTCTCCGGCGTCTCCGCGCAGTACGAATCAGAGGTCGTCTACCACTCGGTAACCGAGGAACTCGAGCGGACCGGCGTGCTCTTCTGCGACATGGATACCGCAGTCAAGCAGTATCCCGAGATCGTGCGCAAGTATTTGGCGACCATCATCCCGGTCGCCGACAACAAGTTCGCTGCGTTGAACTCCGCGGTCTGGTCCGGCGGATCGTTCATCTACGTGCCGCCGGGCGTCGAAGTGGCGATGCCGCTACAGGCCTACTTTCGCATCAATGCCGAGAACATGGGGCAGTTCGAGCGCACGCTCATCATCGCCGACAAAGGGGCGAAGGTGCACTACATCGAGGGTTGCACGGCGCCGAAGTTCTCGACCTCATCGCTGCATAGCGCGGTGGTCGAGCTGATCGCGCACGACGACGCCTCGATTCGGTACACGACGATTCAAAACTGGTACCGCAACATCTTCAATCTCGTGACCAAGCGCGCGTACGCGCACCGCAATGCCACCGTGGAGTGGGTCGATGGCAACATCGGCTCGCGCCTCACGATGAAGTATCCTGCGATCTATCTCATGGGCGAAGGAGCGCGCGGCGAAGTGCTCTCGATGGCGTTCGCCGGCGAAGGGCAGCACCAGGACGCCGGTGCGAAGGTCATTCACGCCGCGCCGAACACGACGTCCGTCGTTACGAACAAGAGCGTGACTGCCCACGGCGGTAAGACGACATACCGAGGTCTGGTGGAAATTCATCCGGGCGCGGTAGGAGCGAAGACGCGCGTGCGGTGCGACGCGCTCATCATGGATGAAGAGTCGTCGAGCGACACGAAGCCGACGATGAAGATTCACGAGCAGCGCTCGACGGTCGAGCACGAAGCGTCGGTCAGCAAGATCGGCGAGGACCAACTCTTCTACGCGATGAGCCGCGGGCTCTCGGAGGCCGACGCCGTCGCGATGATCGTCAACGGCTTCTTCGATTTCTTCGTCAAGGAGCTTCCGATGGAGTACGCCGTCGAGCTCAACCGCCTCGTCAAAATGGAGATGGAAGGCGCCGTCGGGTAAGTCTAGCGTCGCGCCGGCCAGATTGTCGCCGATCCGGTGCGAGGATGATACGTTGGGTAGGGTATCAGGCCTCCTGTCATCCGGGCCGCTCGAAAGAGCGGCCTCGTGTTTTTTTTCGCTGCCCTTCGACTCCGCGCCGACGGCGCTACGCTCGGAATGACATGGGAGAACCGCCGTCGTAAGGTGCTTTCGTGAGCGAATATAGGGTCGCTCGAGTCTCTGATATTGCGCCCGGGACGACGAAGGTCGTCGATGCGGGCGGCACCGAGGTCATGCTCTGCAACGCCGACGGTGCGATCTACGCGATCGAAGACGTCTGCACGCACGACGGCGGCCCGCTCGATCAAGGCGAGCTCGAAGGGCACTGCGTCATCTGCCCGCGACACGGCGCGACCTTCGACGTGCGCACCGGGCAAGCCCTGACACTTCCCGCCGTGATGCCGGTGATAACCTATCCGGTGCGCGTCGACGGCGACGACGTGTACGTCGAACTCTAAAGCGTTGCGTTTTCGACGGCTCGCCGGAGCGCTCGTCATCGCAGCCCTGCTCTTCGCAGCAGCCTACGCGACGAACGTCGTCTTCGGCATGCGCGCGGCCGCAATGACCGTGGGTACGGTATCGGGGCTCGGCGTTTGGCAGCCGGTGACGATCCTGCGCGACGCGCGCGGGGTTCCGCACATCGCGGCGCGCAACGAACACGATGCGTTCTTCGCCGAAGGCTACGTCGAGGCGTCGGATCGGCTCTTTCAAATGGACTTGACGCGTCGCTTCGTACAAGGCCGCCTCGCCGAGATCTTTGGGCGGCCGGCGCTTGCAAACGACGAGATGGAGCGCACGCTTCCCGTCGAGCAGCTCGCGCAGATTCAGTGGGAACGCTTGCCACCGCGCTTGCAGGATGATTTGCAAGCCTTTGCCGACGGCGTGAACGCCGCGATGCGCACGCAGCCGCTGCCGCCTGAGTTCCGGATGCTGCTCTACAAACCTCAGCCGTGGCGGCCGCAGGATTCGCTCGTCACGAGCTTCGGCATCGTACTCGATCTCGCCGACCTCTGGACCGATGTCGCTAACCGGCAGGTCCTTCCCGGGCAATCCTACGACGTGGCGCACCCGCTGACGGATCCTTGCTACGACGCACCGGTGACGCAAGGGCTCGCCCGCATCTCGCAATCGCCGCACTGCACGCCGCCGGTTGCCGAGCTCGCGATGCCGCCGGCTTCCGGAAGCAACGAGTGGGCCGCCGGATCGGCGCACACTGCGACGGGACGCGGGCTGCTCGCCAACGATCCGCACCTGCGCATCGGCATCCCTGGCATCTGGTATCTCGTCGACCTGCGCTTCCCTGGGTATCACGCCGCGGGCGCGACGTTCGCCGGTCTTCCCGGAGTGATCCTCGGGCACGACGACCGCGTCGCGTGGGGTGCGACGAACGGAACGGTTGCGTCGCTCTCGGTCTTCGACGCACCGCCGCACCTCAATCCCGGCGACTGGGCGACGGAGACGTTTTTCGTTCGCTTCGGCTTGCCGGTGCACGAGCGTTATTACCGGGGCGCGCGCGAGTTCGGCGCGACGCTGCCGGGCGGGCGTTTCGTTCTCGTGCGCTGGGACGCGTACGACGACGCCACATCGCAGTTGTGGGCCTTCGATGGTCTCGATCGCGCGCACTCGATCGAAGACGGTCTGCGCGCGCTGCGTCTCTACCCCGGCCCCACGCAAAACTTCGTGCTCGCCGACACCACCGGCCGCGTCGCCTATCAGCTCGCTGGGAACATTCCCGACGATCCTGCGTGGGGAAGGTTCGTTCATCCGGCGCGCGATCTCGCGCAGAACTACCCGAACGTGCCGTTCGACCGTCTCCCGCGCGTCGCTCCGTCGCGCAATGCGATCGTCTGGACCGCGAACAACAAGATGTACGGTCCGGGCTATCCGTACCGTTTGAGCCCGGAGTTCGCACCCCCGTACCGCGCGTACCGCATCGCGCAGTTGCTCGAGGCGCGTTCGCGCTACGACGTCGCGTACTTCGCAAAGATGCAGATGGACACGCTCTCGCTCCCCGAGCTCGAGCTCGCGCGAATGGCCGGCATTAGCGGCTGGGACGGGCGCTTCGTCGCGGGCTCGCGCATTGCAACGAAGGTCTACGATATGCGAAGGGCACTCGTACGCGGCACGCAAGCGATGTCCACGTTCATGACACAAGCGCGCCGTAGACGCGTCGCGATCGCAGCGGCGCCCGCGCCGGACGCAAGCCCGCGCCCGATTCGACCGTGGAGCGTTGCCGGCGCGGTGACGCCAAGGCATCCGCTGGCAACGCTCGGCATCTCGTTTCTGAACGGAACGACGCTTCCGGGAGACGGTGACGCATTCACGCTGCACGTCCAGACACCGACGCTTTCGCAGAGCTTCCGCGCCGTATGGGATGTCGGCAACTGGGACGCGGGCGGCATTTCGATTCCCCAGGGCGAGTCGGGTGAGCCGGGATCCGGGCACTACACCGACGAGGCGACGGCATGGGTCGCCGGAGCGCTGCAGCCGTTGCCGTACTCGAAGGCCGCCGTGGAGGCTGCCGCAACGCAACGCCTAACGCTGCTGCCGTGAGCGACGCGCAGCGCCTTGCCAAAGCACTCAACGAGCTGACGAAGAATCCGCAGTTCGACTACGTCAAAGCACGTGCCGCGGCACGGCAGGAGCCGAGCGTCGACTGGCCCGCAACCAAGGCGCGCAATGCCGATTTCAATGCGGAGGTCGACGGCTGCGAGTCGTTCGTCATGCGCGACGGAAGCCTCTGCGAATGGAAGCCGGGGCAGTTTCGCTACGCCGCCTCAACCGGCTGAATTTGACCTAGACGCCCGCGCCGTGCGATAATGGGGAAACCCCTCTGCGCGATCTTTCGTCAACGATCGAGCCGCGCGCTCTCGTGAAAGATTGCTACCATTCCTCATTTCGACAACCTCGGCTTGCCGCCGCAGCTTCTGCGCGGCGTGCACGACCTCGGCTTCACCGAACCCACACAGATCCAAGCGCTCGCGATCCCGCCCGCGCTTCAAGGACGAGACGTTCTCGCAAGCGCTGAGACGGGGAGCGGCAAATCTGCCGCCTTCGGCCTGCCCATTCTCACCGCACTTTTGCAGCAACCGCGCGGTAAAACGCGCGCGCTCGTCATCGCACCGACGCGCGAGCTCACCGAACAGATCGCCAAGCACCTGAGCGCGCTCGCAAAGCACACGAAGATTCGCGTAGCGGCGGTCTACGGCGGCGTCGGATTCGCTCCACAGGTCGATGCGTTCAAACGCGGGGCAGACATCATCGTCGCGACGCCGGGGCGCCTGCAAGACCATATGACGCGCGGAACCGCGCGGCTCGACGACGTCAGCATCCTCGTATTGGACGAAGCGGACCGCATGCTCGACATGGGTTTTCTCCCTTCGGTGCAGCGCATTCTGCGCCGATTACCGGCCGATCGACAAACGATGTTCTTCTCGGCGACGCTCCCGGTGGCCATCTCCGCGCTCGTCCGCGAGATGCTGCGGGATCCCGTTCGCGTCGAGCTGGCACGCACGCCTGCACCCGTCGAAACGCTCAGGCAGACGCTCTACGCCGTTCCGCAGGAGCACAAGACCGATCTGCTCGTCGAGCTGCTCAAAGGGAACGTAATCTACTCGGCGATTGCCTTCACGCGCACGAAAGCGCGGGCGAACCGGCTCGCCGCGTCGCTTCAAAAGCACCGCATCGCAGCCGATCTGCTCCACGGCGACCGCTCGCAGTCGCAGCGCACTCGCGCGCTGAAGGACTTCAAAGACGGGAAGTTCCGCGTGCTCGTCGCAACCGATCTTGCCGCACGCGGCATCGACATCGCCGACCTCGGACACGTCATCAACTACGACGTCCCGGGTCTCGCGCAAGAGTACGTGCACCGCGTCGGCCGCACGGCGCGCGCGAAGGCGGAAGGCGACGCAATCACGTTCGTTTCATCCGAGGAAGAGCCGCTCATCCGCAGCATCGAGTATCTGCTCGGAAAGCGCCTCGAGCGCTCGAAGAATCCGCTCTTCCCGCAAGCCAGCGTCGAAGCACCGAAACCGCGCGTCGTCTACAGCTCGCGCCGCAAGCGACGCTAAACGCGGGGCGCTACGGCGCCTTGCGTTTGTGCAGGAACACGCTGTTCCCTTCGGTGTCCTCGATCACCGCGATGAAGCAGTTCGGCGTCTCGCGTTCCATGACGATCGGGATGCCGCGAGCCCTGACTGAAGACACAGCCTTGTCGAGATCGTCGACGGCGAACAGGATACCGTTGCTCGGTTGAAACGGCATCACCTTGCCGCCGCCGCCCCATAGCCCGAACGTCGTGCCGTCCGGGAGATCGTACTCCGCGCCGCGGTTCTCGGGGTAGATGCGTGACGGCTCGAGACCGAGCACGTCACGATAGAACGCGATTGCGCGTGCTGCGTCTTTGACCATGTACCCGCTCAAGTCCATACCGGTAATCATGCCGTACCTCTTCTGCGCCGATCCGCGATGCACCGTCAGACTCGCGGGTGGGCGCGCGCACGCAGGCTCGCCTGCAGAACCCAGCCGCCGACCCAGCACGCGCCGAGGAACGGCATTGCGGTTGGGCCGTAGAGCGCCATGCCGAGCATTCCGAGCGCGAGGCCGGCGGTCAGTAGCTCCGATCGCATGCCGTTTGCGAACGACGGCGCCCCGCGAACGCTACCCTCGACGCGCGCCGGTATCGTCCGCGGAACCATGCTCGGTACGGCCGCGCGATAGCGCTCGTAGACGGCACCGTAGCGCGCGTGCATGAGCCCCGATTCGTGCGCAGCGAGCAGCGCCGTGAAGACAACGCTCCCGAGCACGATGAAGAGGAAGCCGTACGGCGATGCGATCGCACCGATTCCGAGCGCTTGGAGATTGTTGCCAAAGTACAGCGGATTGCGAATGAAACGGAAAGGCCCGTCCACGATGAGTCGATCGTCGCGCGCATCCGAATTCCATACGACGCTCGCGCTCAGATATGCCGAGCCCCAGAGCCGTATCAGAAACCCGGCCATCGTGAGCCCCGTCGCGCACCATAGCAGCATGGCCGGATCGGCATGCACGCGCAGCGCGAACCAAACGAACGCCGGCGCCACCTCCGACGCGTGCGCGCCCAGCGCTACCGGCCCCAAGGCGAAGCCGGCGAAGTAGATCGCGAAGATGACGAGCGATCGTCTTCGATACCACCACGGCGAACCGGGTTTGCGTATCATTGCAAGGCCGTCGCCAGGAACTGCCAGATGACGGGCCACGCCAGCGCGGAGGCTTGAAGGTCTCCGGCAACGGTGCCGCCGAGTGCGATGCTCGCGCCGCCCGGAACCGGAACCGAAAGTACCACCGATCGCGGTCCATGTATCGCCCACAAGAACGTGTGTCCCGCGTTCGGGTAGTCGATGGCGCGGTCGGCGTACGGATGATGGCGTGCGCGCAGATAGGCAAGCGTCATACGGCAATACGCCGGTGAATCCCAGAGCTGGTCGTCCGCGGCGCTCAAGCAGAGCACCGGGCCGTGAATGTGCTCGAGCGGGAAGTACGCGGCGTTCACGACTGCGGCAGATGCCGTTTGCAGCGACTGGTCGTACAGCGCGCGTATCGTCATCGGCTCGTGCGCCGCGTACTCGCTTTGGATTTCACGCGCGGCCGCCCCGCCTTCGCTCTCGGGTACGCACGGGAGTTCCTTGCCGCCGAGCGTCCACGAGCAGTGATCGGGCTGGCCGTACGGGCCGAGGCCGGGCCACGCGACGGGCGAAGGCACGTCGGCAACGACCGCCGTGATCTGCGGATAGGTCGATGCTGCCAGCAGCGCGAGCTCGCCGCCCTTCGAGCCGCCGAGGATTGCGATGTGGTCCGGGTCGACGTCGCGCCGCGCGAGGATCGCGTGCAACGCGCGACCCACCGTTTCCACCGGAATGTCGACGAGCGTCTGCGGGAGCCCAGGCTCCTTGAAGTACGCGACCGAGACGGCCAGGTATCCGTGCTCCGCGACGAGCGGCGCGAGCGTACGCCCCATGAGATCGCCGCCTTCGGAGCCGCCCAGCAAGATGACGGCGGGATGCGTTCCGCCGCTCGACGGCGCGCAGATCGTTCCGCTGAAGGGCTGCCTCACCGCAGTGCAGTTCGCAGGCAAAGGCGGCAGCGACGGCGCCGGCGCGGGAGACGGCGTCTGCGCGCCGGCTGCAGCCTGATGCGGCACGTTCACGTTCGAAAGAAAGTGTGCGATCGCATCGGTGACGGCGTGCGGCCGGTCGTACATCGCGAAGTGACGCGCGCGATCGATCATCACGATCTGAAGGTTTGGAGCGCCGCTAACGAGGCTCGCATAGTACGTGCGCTTCGCCTCGGCGGTCGTGAGCGTATACTGCGCATCCACGCTCACATCGAATGGTGCGATTAAGAGAATCGGCACCGTGGCCTTGGGAAGTTCCGGGCGCAGATCGAGTAGCATGTCTTCGTCGAGCCACCGGGCGGTTGCACCCGGATCGCTCTTCCCTGCAAGCGCGGCGATCGCATCGGCGTCGCCGTGCGCGGTGACGAGCGGTGGGATGGCCGTCGTGCGTTCGTATGCTGCGAACTGCGCCTGCGTCGTCGACGCAATTTGCGCCTCCGTCCGCGACGCGATCTGTTCGACCTGCGCTCGCGGTACGAAGTTCATTCCCGGCAGAATCGGCAGGCCGTCCAGCGCGACGACGCCGCCGAGGCGCTCGGGATGCTGCGTTGCGAGCATGAATCCCATAGTGCCGCCGAGACTGTGGCCGATGACGATCGGCTTGACGATGTGCTTCTCGTGCAGCAGCCTCCAGAAATCCGCCGTCGTCGTTGCGAAGAGCGGCCCCGAAATGCCCGGACGTCCGTCAAACCCCGGAAGGGTGAGCGCGTAGATCGTGTAGCCGGGAGCGAAGTGAGCGATCTGGCCGCTCCACTCCCAGGGGCCGCACGTAAGACCCGGGATGAAGACTAGGGTTTTCGGACCGCTGCCATACTGCTCGACGTGGAGCGATCCGACGTCGAACGTCGCCACCGGCGGTGGCGCCGGCGGCGGAACGCTCGCCGCTGCCAACGAGCAGGTGAGCGCACAAAACGTGACGGTCGTGACGAGTGCCCTTGTTATTTTCATGATGCTCCCTTGACCAACGATTGCAATTGCGCGACGTGCTCCAGGAATGCTTTCCGTCCGCGCGCGCTAAGACGGTAGCGTGATTGTGGTCTCCGGGCGACGAAAAGCTTCTCTTCTTCTACGTAGCCGGCGTCGACGAGTTTCGCGAGATGGGCGCCAAGATTGCCGCCGGTCGTTTGGGTTGTCTCGGCAAGCGCGCCGAAGGACGTCCATTCGCTGGCAAGGAGCGCCGCAACGATGCCCAGGCGGACTTTGGAAAGCAAGAGCTCGTCCATCGACTCATTCACGCGCCATCAACTCGGCGACGCCGAAACCGGCGTAGCCGAGATAGAATCCGGCAGCCAGAACGTAGCCCACGACGGTCGGCATGAAGTTGGCGACGACGAGCGAGACGAGAAGAATGATCCCTCCGAGCAGCGCTCGCCGATTCTCGTGCAGACCGATATAGAAGAGTACGATCGACGCGGCGATCGTGTATATCGCGCTAAGGCCGAAGGTCGGGAAGATATTCCACCCTCCCGCGTTGCTCACGAACGCAACGCCCATAGCGATCCAGAGCACGTTGAGGAACTCGCGCTGTAAGAACGTGAGGCGCGCGCATCTGGCTTTGCGCCGCGCGTAGACGACGCTGAAGATCACCGCAGCGGCGAGGAGCCCCCCACTCGCCCACGTCGCCGTCGCCGGGACAAGTCCGCGCTCAATGAGCTGGAAGATCAGGCAGACGGTACCGCTCGCCAGGCCCCAGGCGATGAAGAATGGCGCGGCATACCGCAACGAGAGCTCCCGGGTCGAGGCGGCGACGATGCGCTCTGCCATTTCAAGGTGCTCGCGCGCTTCGGATGAGTTCATGGGAGTAGTCCTCCAGATTATTCTATAATATAGACTAATCTAACATCAAGTAACCGCGGCGTCAAGCCCATGCGTTGACACCCCTTTGGGGCGGCTGGTATCGTACCGGAGTCATGTATGCGATCATTGAGACCGGCGGCAAGCAGTATCGTGTCGCCGAGGGCGACGTCATCCGTTGCGACGTGCCCGGCGACGCCGGCGCCGACGTCACGTTCGATCGCGTCGTGCTTGCCGGCAGCGGAGAAGCCGTCAAGGTCGGCTCGCCCACGGTCGCCGACGCCTCGGTCAGCGGCACCGTGCTCAGGCGCGCTCGCGACAAGAAGATCCTCGTCTTCCACTACAAGCCGAAGAAGCGTGTGCGCAAGCTCTCCGGCCATCGCCAGCACTTCGCCGAAGTCAAGATCACGAAGATCAACGTCGTCTAATTGCTCGAGGTAACATTCTTTCGTGACGCGCGCAAGCGCGTCACGGCAATCGTTGCCCGGGGCCATGCCGACGCGGGCCCACACGGCAAAGACCTCGTCTGCGCCGCCGCTTCGGCGATACTCCAGGCCGCGCGCCTCGGTCTCGAAGAGCACGTCCGCGTGCCGCTCGACGCCACGGCGCTGCCGGGCGAGCTTCGCATGCGTTGGCCGCGCAGCGCCCGGAGCGATGCGGCGCTGAGAGCCATCGTCGCCACCGCCGAGCTCTCGATCGCGCACTTGGCAAAGCAGTACCCGCGGCACGTTCGCGTGCGTCGGCGTTCCGATAAAACCGGGTAAGAGTATGGAGCACCGCGAAGGAGATCGTATGTCAGAGAGTTTCAGCGCCAAGCCGCACGACGCGCCCTGGTCTACCGCCGACACCGGGAGCAACGGCTACAAAGGGCCGCACGCGCCCAATGCCTCCTCGAGCTACGAGCGCGTCGACTCCGACGGACGCGAGGTCGGGAAGGCGCTGCTCGTGGGGGTCCTCGGGGGCATCGTGTCCGCCGCCGGCTACCTCGTCTACCGCCGCCTTCCGGACGAGCAGAAGGAACGCATCAATCAGCAGGTGCGTACGCTCGTGCAGCAGCGCATCAGCGAACTGCGCCAAAACTTCAACATCTAAAGGGAAGGCTCGCGGTCTACGGCTTCGGAGGCTCGTCCAGGTCCGCGGCGCGCTCCATTTCCGCGATGAACGACTGCGAGGTGTTCTGCACGTCGCGCATGATGCGGCCAGCTTGGCGCATGACTTTAGGGAGCCTCTCGGGGCCGAAGAGTAAGAGCGCGAGCACGGAGACGACGAGAATGTCGGGGACCGAGAACATCTAGGAAACCTCGAGCGTATCCTTCGGCAGGTGCCACCTGCGTACCCGTGCAAGAGCAGGGGTCCGCCCGTGAAGATCATCTATACGCGGGGCAACCGTACCGAGACGCTCGCCTCCTTGGCGACCTTGCGCAAAATTCTCCATCGTTTCGTCGCGCATCGCGTCTTCTACGAGGTCTCGGCGCGCGGCAAGCGCGGCCACGAGTTCCTCTCGGCGAAGAACGTCTTCGTCGTCGGATCGATCGAGATCACCAACTACGAACATCTGCGGATCCTGGTCTTCGACGCGCACAACCCCGCGCATTCGGTAGAGATTGTCAATCCACGGACCATGCGCATCTACGACGAGCTTCCCGGACGCGGATTTGCCGTTTCATTCGTCAGCGAAGAGGACGCCGGCGTCGAGACCCGTTGCTATCTGCGCGACGAAGGCGAGGATGACGACGCGATCAAGCGGCAAACCGGGCTCGAGAAAATCTCGCTGCCGCAGCTCTTCGAATACTTGCTGGAAATCACGAGCGTCGAAGCACCCGCCAAGAAATGAGCCTGCGGGCCTCGAGCCGCCGCGCCGTGCGGATGGCGCGTACGGCATCGGCGTAGCGGCCAAGCCGCTTGTAGGCGGCGGCCGCGCCAGCGAACGCGCGGGCGTGGTGCGGATCGAGCGCGATCGCCTCTTCGTATCGCGCTAATGCCTCGGCGGCGCGGTCTTGCTCGAACGCAACGTTGCCAAGGTTCACGATCGCCGGCACGTATCGCCGATCCAGCGCCAGAACCGCGGTGAAATCCTCGACCGCCTCGACGATCCTTGCTTGCGCCGCGCGCGCTACGCCGCGCTTGTTGAGCAGAAATGCCCGCTCGCCCGGCGCGTCCGCTACCGCCAGGAGCGCCTCGAAGAGCGGCTCCGCTTCGCCAGCGTCGCCGCGTTCGAGCAGCGCGAGCGCGCGCTCTCGCGGCGACACGGGCAGCGATCGTCGAGGGAGCAGCGATGCGAGCCACCTAAGCATTACGGCATCGTGTTCACGATCGACGTCGTCACGCTCTTCCCGGAGGTCTTCGCGCCCTTCGTCGGCCTCTCGATCGTCGGCGCCGCAGTCGAGGCGGGCATCGTCGACATTCGGTATCACCACCTGCTCGATGCGCTGGACGATAGCCGCCGCGCCGACGACGCGCCCTTCGGCGGAGGAGCCGGCATGGTGCTGCGCCTCGAGCCGATCGCCCGCGTGCTCGACGGCCTCCTCGCAGACGCGGCTGCGGAGCGACGGGCCATCGTCGTCCCGAGCCCGGCGGGGCAGCCCTTCACGCAGAGCAGCGCCCGCCGTCTCGCGACCCTCGAACACGTGATCTTCGTCTGCGGTCACTACGAGGGCATCGACGAGCGGCTCGGAGCGCTCTATCCGATTGAGGAGTACTCCCTCGGCGATTTCGTGGTGACGGGCGGCGAGATCCCGACGCTCGCCTTTATGGACGCCACCGTACGCCTGGTCGAGGGCGTGCTGGACCCGGCGTCCCGGGAGCCGGAATCCTTCACGCAAGACGCGCTGGATTACCCGTGCTATACGCGCCCGGCGGTCTTTCGCGGCGTGGCGGTGCCGGAGGTTCTCCTCTCCGGCAACCATGCGGCCATCGCGGCGTGGCGCCGCGAGGAGTCTCGGCGCCGGACCGCGGCGCGCCGGGGCAGCGCGCCCGGCTGATCCTCGCCAAGCCGCGGTTGCAGCACGGCAAGCGCCCGTGCTATCATGCCGTGGTTCCATGAACGTTATCGATCTTCTCAATCGCGAGCAACGCAAGGAGCGGCTTCCCGACTTCCGCAGCGGGGACACCGTCAAGGTGTACTCAAAGGTAATCGAGGGCGGGAAAGAGCGCGTTCAGATGTTCGAAGGCGTCGTCACCGTGCGCAAGGGCGCTGCGAGCAGCGAATCGATCACCGTGCGGCGCGTCGCGCACGGCATCGGCGTCGAGAAGACGTTCTTGCTGCACAGCCCGCGCGTCGAGCGTATCGAGGTGAGCAAGCGTGGCGTCGTCCGTCGCAGCCGGCTCTACTACTTGAGCGAGAAGGTCGGCAAGGCCGCCCGCATCAAGGAGAAGAGGACCCAGAAATAAGGCGCGCGCGACTCCTCTTTGAGGGAACGGTCGCGCTGGCGTTGGTCGTGCTCTTTCTGTTCACCTTTGTCGTGCGACCGTTTTCTATTCCCTCGATCTCGATGATTCCAACCCTGCGCGTTGCAGACACGGTGCTCGTCGACGTCGCCGCCTACCGCTTCCGCGCGCCGCGCGCCGGCGATCTCGCCGTTTTCATGCCGCCCGTGCCGTCGCGAGGAATACCGTTCATCAAGCGCATCGTCGGCGTTCCCGGCGATACGATTCGCATCGCTGGCGGCGTGTTGTATCGCAACGGCAAAGTCGTACGGGAGCCCTACGACAACGAGACCCCGCAATACGACCTCGCCGTGGAGCGCGACACGATCGTCGTCGACGGCAAGCCGCTCAACCCCGCGGTCGCGGACGTTCCGCCGCAGGCGATGTGGCAGGCCGCAAATCGCATTCCAGCAGGCTTTTACCTCGTTCTCGGCGACAATCGCAACTACTCTGATGATTCACATCTCTGGGGCTTCGCGCAGTTCAGCGGCCCGTTCGTTGCCGGTCCGTTGGCACACCGGCGACGCGCGCGTTTCATCGGCCGCGCGGTGATGATCATCTGGCCGCTCGGTCACCTACGGATTCTGCGGTAGCGAACGCGCATGACGCCGTACGAGCTGTTGATTCTGGTTGCACTCATTGCCGTCGCCCGCGTGGTGTTGAGCGTGCCGCCGCTCGTCGCCCGCTCGCAAGGTCGCACGCAGACGATCGCGCACGAATACCTCGATCCGTTCATCGTGGCGGGGATTGCGGCGTGGCTGCTGATCACGTTCGTCGCGCGAACCTACTACATTCCGTCGGCCTCCATGGTTCCGACGCTCGAGGTCGGTGACGTGCTGCTCGTCGACAAGTTCGAATATCGCTTTCACGCTCCTCACGAAGGAGACGTCGTCGTCTTTCCGCCTCCGATCCCGTCTCCCGATGACTTCATCAAGCGCGTCATCGGATTGCCGGGGGACACGTTTCGCATCGCGCACGGTATCGTGTATCGCAACGGTGCACCGCTCGTCGAACCGTACATCGCGTCGCGACCGCTGTACGATCTCGAGGTCCGCAACTACGACATCTACGTAAACGACGGCGGCGGCTGGGAGCCGCTCGATCCGACGCAGGCGAACATTCCGCCACGGTCCATGTGGACGGCTCCGAATCGCATACCGCCGAACTGCTTTATCATGCTCGGCGACAACCGCAACGACTCCGAGGACTCCCACATTTGGGGATTCGCACAGGACGCCGGCCGGTTCGATTCCGGGCCGCGGCACGGCCAGACCGCCGGGTTCACCGGCAGAGCCTTTCTG
Proteins encoded in this region:
- the sufB gene encoding Fe-S cluster assembly protein SufB, producing MATQLKVSPGELLEEYRHGFHDPENYVFKSDKGLTREIVASISEMKNEPQWMRDFRLAAFEVFISKPMPTWGDTALLSEIDFGNIHYYVKSTDKTERSWDDVPDDIKRTFDRLGIPEAERKFLSGVSAQYESEVVYHSVTEELERTGVLFCDMDTAVKQYPEIVRKYLATIIPVADNKFAALNSAVWSGGSFIYVPPGVEVAMPLQAYFRINAENMGQFERTLIIADKGAKVHYIEGCTAPKFSTSSLHSAVVELIAHDDASIRYTTIQNWYRNIFNLVTKRAYAHRNATVEWVDGNIGSRLTMKYPAIYLMGEGARGEVLSMAFAGEGQHQDAGAKVIHAAPNTTSVVTNKSVTAHGGKTTYRGLVEIHPGAVGAKTRVRCDALIMDEESSSDTKPTMKIHEQRSTVEHEASVSKIGEDQLFYAMSRGLSEADAVAMIVNGFFDFFVKELPMEYAVELNRLVKMEMEGAVG
- a CDS encoding non-heme iron oxygenase ferredoxin subunit, with translation MSEYRVARVSDIAPGTTKVVDAGGTEVMLCNADGAIYAIEDVCTHDGGPLDQGELEGHCVICPRHGATFDVRTGQALTLPAVMPVITYPVRVDGDDVYVEL
- a CDS encoding penicillin acylase family protein is translated as MRFRRLAGALVIAALLFAAAYATNVVFGMRAAAMTVGTVSGLGVWQPVTILRDARGVPHIAARNEHDAFFAEGYVEASDRLFQMDLTRRFVQGRLAEIFGRPALANDEMERTLPVEQLAQIQWERLPPRLQDDLQAFADGVNAAMRTQPLPPEFRMLLYKPQPWRPQDSLVTSFGIVLDLADLWTDVANRQVLPGQSYDVAHPLTDPCYDAPVTQGLARISQSPHCTPPVAELAMPPASGSNEWAAGSAHTATGRGLLANDPHLRIGIPGIWYLVDLRFPGYHAAGATFAGLPGVILGHDDRVAWGATNGTVASLSVFDAPPHLNPGDWATETFFVRFGLPVHERYYRGAREFGATLPGGRFVLVRWDAYDDATSQLWAFDGLDRAHSIEDGLRALRLYPGPTQNFVLADTTGRVAYQLAGNIPDDPAWGRFVHPARDLAQNYPNVPFDRLPRVAPSRNAIVWTANNKMYGPGYPYRLSPEFAPPYRAYRIAQLLEARSRYDVAYFAKMQMDTLSLPELELARMAGISGWDGRFVAGSRIATKVYDMRRALVRGTQAMSTFMTQARRRRVAIAAAPAPDASPRPIRPWSVAGAVTPRHPLATLGISFLNGTTLPGDGDAFTLHVQTPTLSQSFRAVWDVGNWDAGGISIPQGESGEPGSGHYTDEATAWVAGALQPLPYSKAAVEAAATQRLTLLP
- a CDS encoding DEAD/DEAH box helicase, translating into MPPQLLRGVHDLGFTEPTQIQALAIPPALQGRDVLASAETGSGKSAAFGLPILTALLQQPRGKTRALVIAPTRELTEQIAKHLSALAKHTKIRVAAVYGGVGFAPQVDAFKRGADIIVATPGRLQDHMTRGTARLDDVSILVLDEADRMLDMGFLPSVQRILRRLPADRQTMFFSATLPVAISALVREMLRDPVRVELARTPAPVETLRQTLYAVPQEHKTDLLVELLKGNVIYSAIAFTRTKARANRLAASLQKHRIAADLLHGDRSQSQRTRALKDFKDGKFRVLVATDLAARGIDIADLGHVINYDVPGLAQEYVHRVGRTARAKAEGDAITFVSSEEEPLIRSIEYLLGKRLERSKNPLFPQASVEAPKPRVVYSSRRKRR
- a CDS encoding VOC family protein: MITGMDLSGYMVKDAARAIAFYRDVLGLEPSRIYPENRGAEYDLPDGTTFGLWGGGGKVMPFQPSNGILFAVDDLDKAVSSVRARGIPIVMERETPNCFIAVIEDTEGNSVFLHKRKAP